Sequence from the Helianthus annuus cultivar XRQ/B chromosome 13, HanXRQr2.0-SUNRISE, whole genome shotgun sequence genome:
aggtggtatttcctacaggtttcgcACTTGGTCTTCTCAACCGACTGCTGACTGTCTCTTTTTAACCCGGAACTCTTCCTATCGGAGCGACGAGAATTCTCATCCTCCCTTTTTCTCTTTCCATTTTCAGAGGCCTTGGCAGCCATGCCTCTGACTATATCAAGTGTAAGAGATAGCGACAGGTCTGCCGCTGACCTGAACGTAGCAGGCCTTGAGGCCTTAACActggccttgatttctggggctaaacccccaatgaagcgagcaatcctctttGGTTCCGGTGTTACTAGGTAAGGAACCAGTCTGGACAGTgtattgaaattggtgaggtaCGCTTGACAATATAAATTTGTCATAACCAAGGATATAAAgccagcttcaattttctcaatttcatgttgaggacagtaatTCTCTTTGATAAGAGTAACGAACTGATCCCAAGTCATGTTGTACAAAGGGATTttcccggtggcttgaatcaacgaccgccaccaggctaaggcctcacccTTAAATGATTGCGACACGAACTTGaccacatccctctcagcgcatccgctgatgtccacaaccgtatccatttcatctaaccatgtCTTACAATCTACAGCTCcattctccccagtgaaatcccggggtttacatgaaacaaagtacttgtaggagcaacccttatcatGGGGTCCTTGATTCAGTATGATCTGTTGAGACGGATCGCTGTGATTATTAGAAGGGTGACGCTCGTCATCTTCCTTCTTGGGTTCATCCTTCTTGGAAGGAGGCTTCGAATGTGGTATAGATAGGGTCCTACTACGAGTCCCACTATACTCTTCGTACTGCCGCTCTAAGGCCTTCTTAACTGCGTCGTCTACCAACGCTTTTAGTTCAGCACCCGTTAAATTAATTCGGGCGTTATCATTGTTCTCCATTGGGTGGCTATTAATTTTATCTGAGCCAGCCATTTAATTGAACTGTTACATAAAACAAGGACAATAGTTTACTTGGGagcttattatggaattgtcttttatggcaattcattaaccatggtaacggagaccatatttggttaatttattaatcacatTTGTTTAGGATTTGTATTATAACTTAACCTAATTATAAAAACAATAACTGTTTTACTAGTGGCACgaaaggcctagtcacatggacggTTTAATTTATAAGTCATGATTTCAGAGAATTAAGGTATTAAGGTTTGAATTGCATTCAGTACCttctcttgacagggagttgtagacttcaactgtcttttgtcttttaggACAACAGGTATAGCCCGTGGGCATTTCCCTTCTGAGGGatggttataatatgatcatcttctcagatgctattagtcgagatcgtatggATCCTACCGATTATTTTGCTTGGACCTGGTCCAACACTTTTAGACAGGAGGTCACAGACCACCACTGTcattgtcttatcggacaacaagcttagcccgtaggcacttcatcactatcggatgtttataatgtgatcatcttataggatgacacaagccgtgatttctaaatcactaggccagataagaaaattggaagaatccaatataaggatgactgttgtgattttcccgaatcacatttgtcaataGTGTTAACACGTgcttaggtgttaacaaggatctgaatcccttgagtaggtttcaccatcttggccgtgtaggctaggtctcacctttaagattctttttaaactgCATACTGGCAGGGAAAAGAGGGatgtttattttattcaggatttttatcataaatcctaatttaataatatataattatggCACAAGAGACCAAGTCACAGGGACAACTTTATATTATCAACCTTGATTTTGTAGAATTAAGGTATTTAGGCCTGAACGTGTTcttgccttttcttgacagggagttgtaagttacgactgtctttattaaaatttctggcctgggggcctatcaattaacatctcgtaagatgttaagacatatagtcattgcactgatgatacgttcagcggtcacagtaatgacatgacgacaTGATCAGTgccattaatttaatcaactgtcgttcagtggtcataataatgacatgacggcaggattagcacttaatttaatcaactgacgttcagtggtcataataatgacatgacgacaggatttgcacttaatttgatcaactgtcgttcagtggtcataataatgacatgacggcaggattagtacttaatttaatcaactgtcgttcattggtcataataatgacatgacggcaggattagcacttaatttaatcaactgtcgttcattggtcataataatgacatgacggcaggattaacacttaatttgatcaactgacgttcagtggtcataataatgacatgacgacaggattagtactttactttaaatcaactgtcattcagtggtcataataatgacatgacgacaggaTTATCGTCTAGAGGGCTTTGAGCATAGCTCATCTCCTTAGGATGGGGAATTTCAAAAGATCACAATTGTTGATGTCGCAATCGGACAGTGTATTATAGCCCGTGGCACTTCCTCcgtaagggatgattattttttAATAAGGAAGGTTTGGAATAACCCAATCTAGGGATGACTTACGTGATTTTATCGAACCACgtttgccaggagtgttaacattttacggatgttaacaaggatttgaatctcttGAAtaggtcctaccatcttggcctcgtCATATAGGCTAGGTTTACCCTTGAGATTTCTTTTTAAAAATgcctactggcagggaaggaaggatatttattttatttaggatcttatcataaatcctaatttataagttaataatagcacaattggcctagtcgcgtagacaagtttaatttataagccatgatcgtctgggatcgaggcatttagtaatagcacaaaaggcttagtcacaaggacatatataatttataagctatgatttcagagaatcacagcatgaaggtattctggcacaataggcctagtcactaggACATTTATACcttataagctaggatttcagagaatcaaagccttgaggtttgaacctagttcattacctttttctgacagggagtcatagactaccactgcccttttgttttatatgacaatTTGTATGGCCTGTAGGctctacaccactaatggatgttttaataagtttggcccgtaggcactacatcactaatggatgttttaataagtttggcccgtaggcactacatcactaatggatgtttaataagtttggcccgtaggcactacatcactaatggatgtttaataagtttggcccgtaggcactacaccactaatggatgttttaataagtgatcatctttattgacgatttaacccatgatttataaatcactaatttgggttttggaatccatAGAAGGATTCTCTTATAGGagtgacgcgtgcgatttttaatGAATCACATCTGTCATGGATGTTAACATGatcacagaggttaactggaattctgaatcttttaatcaggtcttaccatcttggcccggtcttataattgacccggaggctaggtttcacacttacgattcttaattaataattatcgcAGAACAATTTCAAATTCGAAAATGTTAATAAGGATCGGAACCTAAATTggggaactaccatcttggccggtcTTAATATGACTCCcaagctaggtcttgtccctttttagattttgccattttattataatggtagatcctaCAATAGGAAatattattttccatttatttgatattcttgtttagaatgaaagtttaagtttaatcattccactatatgaaaataaaaatataaggttGCCCTAAGTGGGACTCGAAAATAATAGtgttgtcctcgaagggactgaaAGGTAAATATGTTCTTATAAAGACTTTTAAGGAAACGATCATCAGCaagaggagtttcttcttcattcatttcctgaatgctttctccttggttgcacgtttcatcctggtcgcggtacgaagctcaaCAGTTCAAGACTCCGGATGTGGAGACTTCCTATTACAGCTcgttcgcttggcgacgtataaaAATTTGGAAGCCAAATTTCCAGATCAGAATTTAGaacattcctatgttaagtctagactcaagtatgtgcaattgtgtcattgagattaaacacaaaagactagtgttcaattcactcaatgttggctctgataccaacctgtcacaccccgatttccacgtgtatcaccggtgggcccggtggggattaccgtgacgtagttggagacatcatagtcaaaccacacaatataataatgcacagcggaagcataaagataattatattcaactattgttcgtaatatcaaatgtaatacaaatagtcgaaaggtatccacaggggatcaaataataatatcgaaaagtattgttcaacagactttgacatctaaagcttgcaagacttgaataatgatgcctggagtagccagcctattaagtatagcacctgcacttaatctttttggaaaaatacgtcagtttacactggtaaatacactcaactgactcattttggaaaatgattgaaaatttatttgaatgcacatggcacaaaatatcttttgattaaaatacccagaggcaagattaatctttttataacttgggacaatcatagttatgatcttgtatacagttttacatgttcgttgtacgttcagggcccgatatagaaaccgagtcaagattaacagacacatcacaagtataggcccactgagcgtgagataccgtttcccttatgcaactgtcaggtgtatgcctacaccccgtgcataagacgtgaccattttataatacaatgatgtcaaggatatccgggacatggtcattaacccctaaaggcttttatttcaaacaatacagatcaaaccgggttacctcaataacttaatcacaatccgattaaatattcaatacccgaccaggcggtattattataccgtatcccaagcccgtatagggaaataagttaagagtatttacctgagctagctcctgtcttaaatagcaagaataataactcagccgtatattctaatcagtaGTCGCAAGTACTTTTACtaggctcctaatctggaacgaaggttttatcaacctattagaatcctaacgggtctttataatagccgtagcttagaccggtcagtttcaaaggaatatatacggtttaatcgcgtgaaaggcgaaaaccgggaacaAGTGGTGATTTCGCCCaaacaagttcgaagacttgttttatatgggtcttacattcacactctggattttggggtcaaaacaatatggtttgacccgcatcggctaattcatgtaaactagttacgtacgccgaaccgtacgcgcaaaaggcgcatcgggtaaccgtaagagtcttacgcttgtttcctaagttaatatgccttaaagaggttgtggtatcagtaggataccttccgtaatgcccgtaacgagttttttgtcctttatacgccccgtaggggtttttcggtcattttaaagattctTAAAGgggtttatgagttctacagggaatctgagtttcccgaccagtttataaagtctaaaatactttatttattatttaaaatcagtagcaactggaatcgggtcaaaagaccttatagaactcaagttacgacccaaaagggtatattcggtatttaccgaaccgtagccataaccgtaggttatgagcagggtaaaaatgattaaaaatctttaaaaatccccaaatattattttacaacagtaggtaaaagttttggggacgaaatcttggtttaggtaggcgttatgctaaatgcgctatttaattaccaaAGTTCCGAAATTTGCGCCATttggcataactcctattctggacctcggattgacatgaaatttttgggacatgcttagaaatcagtaaccaaggtcatgatccgttcacatgtccgaaaaccttgtttaaatttataaagggcgttacggtcaacttttaggcgattagcggaaatgcgtaaaagactcggacacacaatgaaccggtcacagagggttataccatcatgtaacctggtcctaagagagtcctaaggcatatctatacctcactaaaacgggtcagaactgtagtcaatgcaaaagtcaaacttttgcgacattcggctccgaaccggttcaatatagcaaatggtcgattcaaacgagcgcaaacaagtttatatacttaatatcatgttttatgagtgtctaaacaggtttcatagcatatacattacagattatgcaagattcgccaaaacgacattctgttgacttttttaggtgcacgtttgactcgacatttgacatggttagagtggtgatcaggggaaacccttttaggggtttattacccacataaataccaactcataactacttttgatccgcaataagactgagccattacggatttattttgaagtcaaaccgtagttacgacggtttggtttctagtaGTTATCTAAGCATAAATCAAACTACAAAGGATCTagacgacttacagaagttgggACTTGCTTAGAGTATACAGAGAAatgcttgagagcctttagaatgaccagaggagtgtgttttgagttgtgtgttGGTTATGAACCAAACATGCCCTTTTATAGTAAGGTTTCACAACAAATTTTGACACACAAGTCCCCCAACTAACCCCAACCTTCCAACATGTGTCCCTAGTGTTTAGGAGTTGTTTAGGGGTCACTTTGAAGGTTTAAATGCAGGCCATGGcttttagaaggctgaacagccaagttaagcatgtttctgcatctgggcgcctgacgcggcccgcatgggggaACCATGCaccttgtacgcgggtcgcctggttTTTTAAAATCATGCGCGTATCTTAGGGGGCTCGTGGCCCGCCTTCACTTACCCCAAATctcaacgcgggtcgcgagagggtGGTTTTTCAAGgcttttaaatcttttgaaatgattacgagaatctggtaattaataacgaaatctttcgtaatcattaacctgacctttcgggttttgaaggggtaacttgaaTATTTTATAATCATGACTAAATCTTGGTAATAATGATAGAATCTTTGGTAATaaataatgaaatctttagtaatcatcaacttgacctttcgggttttgaaggggtaacttgaatcttttataatcatgatcagaatctttgtaattaataacctgacctttcggaacCGAAGGGgcaactttgcgatttggcccttggttatttacaactaagggcctcgtgttatttataTGTATTATTCGGCCCCTTGGTTATTTTCAATATTATTAGAAAGGTTTTAACctttattattgacgctttttaCCCCTCGCATAcggatttgatcataactttctcgttttaaaacggaacttcgcgaaatttatatattatattctagtgagcgtattttactgttacgaagcctcgggttcgttaaatggtcactcagaggtataattaaacatgttgacacgtttaacccctatagcttgtaatctctcactttctttcgcgtttcgtttccgtacgatccatgatttgtccgtttgaaggtacgagcatcatttagggatACTATAAAGTATATTACCCTTGATTGACATTTATAATCCTCGAATTTACATAtgttcaaggtttgtcaattttagtccttcaaTGCCATGTGTAAACTTAGGACACGTGTCggcacattattggacgcaaaaatttcgaggtgttacataaaatgataaggtttaacccgtttcggttaatttgtgcaaactagttacataaaccgtttCGAACGTGAAAagtgcataacgggtaaccaaatgagtcatgaacaagttccacaagttaatatgcttttaatatgttgtgatatcagtaagataccttccattatgcccaaaacggatttaaaatcaatttaagccccgtaagggtattttggtcattttaaagattataaaagaggttaaatagtaatctgaggttctggtctaaaatgatcagtaaaaatatttatttttacaggttatatcagtaagatattgcgtatatgtgaaatttatcatttataaccaaactatgcatcgtaggtgcattttggtcatttctgtgacaactcgaactttagacttgctttgatgtaacgttacgtgcttatgagaactgaattatatgatttggTGATATGATGTGTTACGTGCATTGTGtatattatatgtatgtatgcTTTTGACTCGGACCGCACAACACATACACACaacaatcgcacaagcccatgtTGGGCTACTTCACTCGCACACGGCCCGAGGGCAGCCCAAgcaagggccggcccaccccttTTATTCGTACAAACACCCAAGTGGTGGGTTGTTTCTCACAACTAgcaaacacacaacacacacaagaaccctagacgacttctctttctctcgttttgcttgaacccgacggcaagatCATTCCATACTTGGATCACCCTTGCTTcttctctaatccggttagtactTGATATGTTTGTTATTGTTTGTGTGTTGATGTTTCCGGATATGTTTGCTTGATACCCgaggattcttgttaacatgttgTTTATGATAATAGTTAATAATGATTGTGAACCGGCTGCATGATTATTGAATTGAATTGGTGTTGGTAACATGTTAAATTGGTTCGGATATTGCTTGATAACCGGCTGTGATTAAAGAATTAGGTTGCATGTTAGATAAAGGAGTCGATTTGGTTTGAATGATGATCCGATTCTATGATTAATGGATGAttgatgttcttgatgatgatgatatgaataTACTTTGAATTGTTTGAAActgttgtttgatctgatttccgaaactgccttagatgtttgctagaatcacggataaatcattgcatgaattatggaaatcagttacacacttggttgcgacccagattgcgagtcgggaacccacagtctcgactcgagaccacagcagcacAAATcgaaaccgaggttgcgagtcccgttgcgactcgtaaccagaccatgacaagtcgagaccgaggttgcgagtcccgttgcgactcgtaaccggaccatgtcaaaccgaaaccactgttgcgactcgtaaccccctgttgcgactcgagatcgttagttgcgactcgaaacccgcCACTTCgcacacactgttttggactcacatttgtcacgggcccaattgattgggccaagtaattggacttgtttacatatctGCTGATTGGACTGCTATAACTATTTGGGCCGGGCTTTATGGGAATtcgcacaacaggttgggccgggttatgttgggccaagattagaacgcacaagtatgctcttgactgctaagtgttaccatgttctataagtgctcgaaacatgttaacttgtatgctttatacgtgcattacgtgaagtcaaaacctgacttgtatataaccgtgataggacgtggttgaccatttacttgctacctgtactctttgtgtatctgccgagcaaaccaaggtgagttcacacagccaaggcatgggattcccgggttgggaattgggttggatatgttgatattgaaagagttactcgtacttacgcattcactagactatagaccatcgtcctcaggatagtcaggacacgttatgtaaagcctacgtaacccagtatttgccatttgtctcccgggtcgggaggacacgttacgtaaagcctacgtaacctaataccttctactgtcttccgggtcggaaggacacgctgcgtaaagcctacgtagccacccacgcgtaccattgtcctcggggaagggcacgtcacgtaaagcctacgtgacccagtacgtattcctgttctcggtttatgaagaacacatggttgcactagtctagtaagtaccataatgggaagcccccattataaaggataaatgtgagaatccctcaccagtagtatatacttgtatgggaagcccccaccagttgATTTACGCACTactattatgaacttactttctgtgaactcgctcaactagttgttgattatttgctgcatgccttgcaggaccttaggtacattttggagcttgcacagggaggagcaggtcgttgtgggatgtggatcatgaacgatatttgaacttataactattttgagtttacattactatgcttccgctacttaaacaatgtttggttttgaaacatcaatcatgtcatgatgaactaccttaactacttttattattattaaatactatgtttgatatgattgatggcttgatcctggtcatgtcacgcctccaagcggtggtactccgcgtgtggattttgggggtgtgacagattggtatcagagccattggttatagagaactaggttttaatatgggaaaacgttttattaaaaccagactataaccagaacagtgctctcaacgatccacaacgacgcttcgctccacgtgcaagattcgacatcctaggtaataaggtttatgtttattgcctgtttgctagaactgcttagaactttgctcgcattacgtttagatacacatgatactatagcatgagaatccctacgtgcttactcttttctgtcatcgccctattcgcgaaccattcttacatatgctacttttacaatgaagatcatgtctggacgaatcaacatgactcaag
This genomic interval carries:
- the LOC110900777 gene encoding uncharacterized protein LOC110900777; this encodes MAGSDKINSHPMENNDNARINLTGAELKALVDDAVKKALERQYEEYSGTRSRTLSIPHSKPPSKKDEPKKEDDERHPSNNHSDPSQQIILNQGPHDKGCSYKSAADLSLSLTLDIVRGMAAKASENGKRKREDENSRRSDRKSSGLKRDSQQSVEKTKCETCRKYHLGKCRFESQPLPCGICKSQEHKTLDCEKLKDATCYGCNERGHVKTNCPKNQKKPEEAKRTNA